A genomic window from Hyla sarda isolate aHylSar1 chromosome 8, aHylSar1.hap1, whole genome shotgun sequence includes:
- the SREBF1 gene encoding sterol regulatory element-binding protein 1 isoform X2, whose protein sequence is MNSIAFDESSLDHLDPSLSLHESSDIDNALLSDIDDMLQLIHNQDNDFHGFFDGPFGPVSAPTQDVAPNVDLAGGAALSSLEGLLAVPTNSTPMKMFPHSTPSFQSPPTGSQPQDNLTQQLKLGMQNLIKDEPMQTCPSAPHSQSKLQLAPVPQQSMAFGKNLMAPMQPQYSTQPVAGYAEQATYTVQSVPPQPSTTSPPLQNISGQPLQSIAAQPMQSVVSQPLQSVVTQAQTPPTMAAKPQQTHSAPQIQQPLTIHTQSLSPQFLTTTSTSQIQQVPVLLQPHFIKAESLLLTAVKADTMGMTGVKTTPTTTTIQTTPLQMPTLVSAGTILTTVPVMMDPDKLPINRLNANGKMAMLNSKGEKRTAHNAIEKRYRSSINDKIIELKDLVVGTEAKLNKSAILKKTIDYIRYLQQSNVKLKQENIMLKMAAQKNNTLKDIVAGTGVSMDGLKAEMMDVLTPPPSDVGSPSNTGSPLSQCNSDSEPDSPFSDEAKVEVKQETPNPPSTGMLDRSRMALCVFVFLCLSFNPLSFLMGGSSSQKVSEGSSFHAGGRSMLGVGPAETSSWFSWFSPSALLWPINLIIVLAVFIRLFIYGEPVTRLHSESSVLFWCHRKQADVDLSRGDFAQASIHLWKALKALGRPLPTSNFDLCCSLTWSIIRYVLQRLWVGRWLAGRAGGFRRDHQLKDDVRKSCREAALVYHRLHQLHMTGKHAGGHLSAINMALSAVNLADCAGNTLSVATLAEIYVGAALRVKASLHRRFHFLARFFLCSARQVCLAESVAIPPAMQWLCHPLGHRFFVDGDWSVRSSPRDTIYSTAGSAVDPLAQVTQAFREHLLEKALYCVAQPEQSKPLTEGEGEFSDALEYLQLLNGCSDAAAVTNHTFSISSSMAAVTGTDPVAKWWASIMIVAINWLQGDDEAAQRLYPLVEYMPKSLHASENMLPKAALYIFKAVRTLFGKQDSAQVSLSQCEKASGYLRDSLNSSPSCNASVDKAVQFLMCDLLLVTRTNIWQQQQNSPGQQPSPVHPASPQELRGFQLDLSSLRRLAQSFRPAMRRVFLHEATARLMAGASPTRTHQLLDRSLRRRVAPSSKEGRLSFSH, encoded by the exons ATGAACAGCATTGCATTTGATGAGAGTTCCCTGGACCACCTGGAcccctctctgtccctgcacgAGAGCAGTGACATAGACAACGCCTTGCTGAGCGACATAGATG ATATGCTTCAGCTCATCCACAATCAGGACAATGACTTCCACGGGTTTTTCGATGGCCCCTTCGGACCGGTCAGTGCCCCCACTCAGGATGTTGCCCCCAATGTGGACCTTGCCGGAGGGGCAGCACTCAGCTCCCTGGAGGGTTTGCTGGCCGTGCCTACAAATTCAACCCCTATGAAGATGTTCCCCCATTCCACACCCAGCTTCCAAAGCCCACCTACCGGGTCCCAGCCACAGGACAATCTCACGCAGCAGCTGAAGCTGGGGATGCAGAACCTGATCAAGGATGAGCCCATGCAGACGTGCCCCTCTGCTCCGCACTCTCAGAGCAAACTACAGCTGGCGCCGGTGCCCCAACAGAGCATGGCATTCGGAAAGAACCTGATGGCGCCCATGCAACCTCAGTATAGCACCCAGCCGGTGGCTGGATATGCCGAGCAGGCTACCTACACAG TACAAAGTGTCCCGCCGCAGCCAAGTACGACTAGTCCGCCTTTACAGAACATCTCAGGACAGCCACTGCAGAGCATTGCTGCTCAACCCATGCAGAGCGTTGTAAGCCAGCCGCTTCAAAGTGTTGTAACCCAGGCCCAGACCCCGCCGACTATGGCCGCCAAACCTCAGCAGACTCACTCTGCACCCCAAATCCAGCAACCCCTGACCATCCACACCCAGAGTTTATCCCCTCAGTTCCTGACCACCACCAGTACCTCACAAATCCAGCAGGTTCCG GTTCTGCTCCAACCTCATTTCATCAAAGCCGAATCTCTGCTGCTTACCGCTGTCAAGGCCGACACAATGGGGATGACCGGAGTCAAAACCACACcgaccaccaccaccatacagaCCACCCCGCTGCAGATGCCG accctggtgagtgctgggaccattTTGACCACCGTGCCGGTGATGATGGATCCCGACAAGCTGCCAATTAACCGTCTAAATGCCAACGGCAAGATGGCCATGCTAAACAGCAAGGGGGAGAAACGTACCGCGCACAATGCCATAGAAAAGCGTTACAGGTCCTCTATTAACGACAAAATTATCGAACTCAAAGATCTTGTGGTGGGAACGGAGGCCAAG CTGaataagtcagccattttgaagaaGACCATCGACTACATTCGCTATCTGCAGCAAAGCAACGTCAAGCTGAAACAGGAGAACATCATGCTGAAGATGGCGGCTCAGAAAAACA ATACTTTGAAAGATATCGTTGCCGGCACTGGGGTCAGTATGGATGGCTTGAAAGCGGAAATGATGGATGTCCTAACCCCACCCCCGTCTGACGTCGGGTCCCCATCAAACACTGGTAGCCCCCTATCTCAGTGTAACAGTGATTCGGAGCCGGACAGTCCCTTCAGTGATGAAGCCAAG GTAGAAGTCAAGCAAGAGACTCCGAATCCTCCCAGTACCGGAATGCTGGATCGGTCCCGTATGGCCCTATGTGTTTTCGTcttcctctgtctctccttcAATCCTTTGTCCTTCTTGATGGGAGGATCCTCAAGTCAGAAGGTCTCTGAAGGCTCTTCCTTCCATGCTGGTGGAAGAAGTATGTTAGGAGTGGGCCCTGCAG AGACGTCCTCATGGTTTAGTTGGTTCAGTCCTTCTGCTCTTCTCTGGCCTATAAACCTCATCATCGTCCTGGCCGTGTTCATCCGGTTATTCATCTATGGCGAGCCCGTCACCCGCCTGCACTCGGAATCTTCTGTCCTGTTCTGGTGTCACCGTAAACAAGCTGACGTGGATCTGTCTCGG GGGGACTTTGCTCAGGCCTCCATTCATCTCTGGAAAGCCCTGAAAGCCCTAGGGAGACCCCTCCCCACCTCCAACTTTGATCTTTGCTGCAGCCTGACATGGAGCATCATCCGCTATGTATTGCAGCGGCTGTGGGTGGGCCGCTGGTTGGCTGGACGGGCTGGGGGCTTCCGCAGAGACCACCAGCTGAAAGATGACGTACGCAAGAGCTGCAGGGAGGCCGCCCTGGTTTACCATCGCTTGCACCAGCTGCACATGACAG GGAAGCATGCCGGAGGTCACCTCTCAGCTATCAATATGGCTCTCAGCGCTGTCAACCTAGCGGACTGTGCAGGGAACACCCTCTCGGTGGCCACCCTGGCAGAGATCTATGTGGGGGCCGCATTACGCGTTAAAGCAAGTCTGCACCGACGCTTCCATTTCTTAGCG CGCTTCTTCCTCTGCAGTGCCCGCCAGGTGTGTCTAGCAGAGAGCGTGGCTATCCCTCCCGCCATGCAGTGGCTGTGCCATCCTCTAGGACATCGATTCTTTGTAGATGGGGATTGGAGTGTGAGGAGCTCTCCGCGagacaccatatacagtacagcaggcagcgcag TGGACCCGCTCGCTCAGGTGACTCAAGCTTTCCGTGAACATCTACTGGAAAAAGCGCTGTATTGTGTGGCCCAGCCGGAACAAAGCAAACCGCTGACAGAAGGAGAGGG TGAGTTCTCAGATGCCCTGGAATACCTGCAGCTTCTGAATGGGTGCTCCGATGCCGCCGCCGTCACCAACCACACCTTCTCCATCAGTTCCAGCATGGCCGCTGTCACAG GGACCGATCCAGTCGCCAAGTGGTGGGCTTCCATAATGATTGTGGCGATCAATTGGCTTCAAGGAGACGACGAGGCGGCACAGAGATTGTATCCGCTAGTGGAGTATATGCCGAAATCCCTTCATGCCTCTGA AAACATGTTGCCCAAAGCAGCTCTGTACATATTCAAAGCGGTGCGGACACTCTTCGGGAAGCAGGACAGCGCCCAGGTCAGCCTGAGTCAGTGTGAGAAGGCCAGCGGATACCTCAGGGACAGCCTGAACTCCAGTCCTTCCTGTAACGCCAGTGTGGATAAG
- the SREBF1 gene encoding sterol regulatory element-binding protein 1 isoform X1 — MNSIAFDESSLDHLDPSLSLHESSDIDNALLSDIDDMLQLIHNQDNDFHGFFDGPFGPVSAPTQDVAPNVDLAGGAALSSLEGLLAVPTNSTPMKMFPHSTPSFQSPPTGSQPQDNLTQQLKLGMQNLIKDEPMQTCPSAPHSQSKLQLAPVPQQSMAFGKNLMAPMQPQYSTQPVAGYAEQATYTAVQSVPPQPSTTSPPLQNISGQPLQSIAAQPMQSVVSQPLQSVVTQAQTPPTMAAKPQQTHSAPQIQQPLTIHTQSLSPQFLTTTSTSQIQQVPVLLQPHFIKAESLLLTAVKADTMGMTGVKTTPTTTTIQTTPLQMPTLVSAGTILTTVPVMMDPDKLPINRLNANGKMAMLNSKGEKRTAHNAIEKRYRSSINDKIIELKDLVVGTEAKLNKSAILKKTIDYIRYLQQSNVKLKQENIMLKMAAQKNNTLKDIVAGTGVSMDGLKAEMMDVLTPPPSDVGSPSNTGSPLSQCNSDSEPDSPFSDEAKVEVKQETPNPPSTGMLDRSRMALCVFVFLCLSFNPLSFLMGGSSSQKVSEGSSFHAGGRSMLGVGPAETSSWFSWFSPSALLWPINLIIVLAVFIRLFIYGEPVTRLHSESSVLFWCHRKQADVDLSRGDFAQASIHLWKALKALGRPLPTSNFDLCCSLTWSIIRYVLQRLWVGRWLAGRAGGFRRDHQLKDDVRKSCREAALVYHRLHQLHMTGKHAGGHLSAINMALSAVNLADCAGNTLSVATLAEIYVGAALRVKASLHRRFHFLARFFLCSARQVCLAESVAIPPAMQWLCHPLGHRFFVDGDWSVRSSPRDTIYSTAGSAVDPLAQVTQAFREHLLEKALYCVAQPEQSKPLTEGEGEFSDALEYLQLLNGCSDAAAVTNHTFSISSSMAAVTGTDPVAKWWASIMIVAINWLQGDDEAAQRLYPLVEYMPKSLHASENMLPKAALYIFKAVRTLFGKQDSAQVSLSQCEKASGYLRDSLNSSPSCNASVDKAVQFLMCDLLLVTRTNIWQQQQNSPGQQPSPVHPASPQELRGFQLDLSSLRRLAQSFRPAMRRVFLHEATARLMAGASPTRTHQLLDRSLRRRVAPSSKEGRLSFSH; from the exons ATGAACAGCATTGCATTTGATGAGAGTTCCCTGGACCACCTGGAcccctctctgtccctgcacgAGAGCAGTGACATAGACAACGCCTTGCTGAGCGACATAGATG ATATGCTTCAGCTCATCCACAATCAGGACAATGACTTCCACGGGTTTTTCGATGGCCCCTTCGGACCGGTCAGTGCCCCCACTCAGGATGTTGCCCCCAATGTGGACCTTGCCGGAGGGGCAGCACTCAGCTCCCTGGAGGGTTTGCTGGCCGTGCCTACAAATTCAACCCCTATGAAGATGTTCCCCCATTCCACACCCAGCTTCCAAAGCCCACCTACCGGGTCCCAGCCACAGGACAATCTCACGCAGCAGCTGAAGCTGGGGATGCAGAACCTGATCAAGGATGAGCCCATGCAGACGTGCCCCTCTGCTCCGCACTCTCAGAGCAAACTACAGCTGGCGCCGGTGCCCCAACAGAGCATGGCATTCGGAAAGAACCTGATGGCGCCCATGCAACCTCAGTATAGCACCCAGCCGGTGGCTGGATATGCCGAGCAGGCTACCTACACAG CAGTACAAAGTGTCCCGCCGCAGCCAAGTACGACTAGTCCGCCTTTACAGAACATCTCAGGACAGCCACTGCAGAGCATTGCTGCTCAACCCATGCAGAGCGTTGTAAGCCAGCCGCTTCAAAGTGTTGTAACCCAGGCCCAGACCCCGCCGACTATGGCCGCCAAACCTCAGCAGACTCACTCTGCACCCCAAATCCAGCAACCCCTGACCATCCACACCCAGAGTTTATCCCCTCAGTTCCTGACCACCACCAGTACCTCACAAATCCAGCAGGTTCCG GTTCTGCTCCAACCTCATTTCATCAAAGCCGAATCTCTGCTGCTTACCGCTGTCAAGGCCGACACAATGGGGATGACCGGAGTCAAAACCACACcgaccaccaccaccatacagaCCACCCCGCTGCAGATGCCG accctggtgagtgctgggaccattTTGACCACCGTGCCGGTGATGATGGATCCCGACAAGCTGCCAATTAACCGTCTAAATGCCAACGGCAAGATGGCCATGCTAAACAGCAAGGGGGAGAAACGTACCGCGCACAATGCCATAGAAAAGCGTTACAGGTCCTCTATTAACGACAAAATTATCGAACTCAAAGATCTTGTGGTGGGAACGGAGGCCAAG CTGaataagtcagccattttgaagaaGACCATCGACTACATTCGCTATCTGCAGCAAAGCAACGTCAAGCTGAAACAGGAGAACATCATGCTGAAGATGGCGGCTCAGAAAAACA ATACTTTGAAAGATATCGTTGCCGGCACTGGGGTCAGTATGGATGGCTTGAAAGCGGAAATGATGGATGTCCTAACCCCACCCCCGTCTGACGTCGGGTCCCCATCAAACACTGGTAGCCCCCTATCTCAGTGTAACAGTGATTCGGAGCCGGACAGTCCCTTCAGTGATGAAGCCAAG GTAGAAGTCAAGCAAGAGACTCCGAATCCTCCCAGTACCGGAATGCTGGATCGGTCCCGTATGGCCCTATGTGTTTTCGTcttcctctgtctctccttcAATCCTTTGTCCTTCTTGATGGGAGGATCCTCAAGTCAGAAGGTCTCTGAAGGCTCTTCCTTCCATGCTGGTGGAAGAAGTATGTTAGGAGTGGGCCCTGCAG AGACGTCCTCATGGTTTAGTTGGTTCAGTCCTTCTGCTCTTCTCTGGCCTATAAACCTCATCATCGTCCTGGCCGTGTTCATCCGGTTATTCATCTATGGCGAGCCCGTCACCCGCCTGCACTCGGAATCTTCTGTCCTGTTCTGGTGTCACCGTAAACAAGCTGACGTGGATCTGTCTCGG GGGGACTTTGCTCAGGCCTCCATTCATCTCTGGAAAGCCCTGAAAGCCCTAGGGAGACCCCTCCCCACCTCCAACTTTGATCTTTGCTGCAGCCTGACATGGAGCATCATCCGCTATGTATTGCAGCGGCTGTGGGTGGGCCGCTGGTTGGCTGGACGGGCTGGGGGCTTCCGCAGAGACCACCAGCTGAAAGATGACGTACGCAAGAGCTGCAGGGAGGCCGCCCTGGTTTACCATCGCTTGCACCAGCTGCACATGACAG GGAAGCATGCCGGAGGTCACCTCTCAGCTATCAATATGGCTCTCAGCGCTGTCAACCTAGCGGACTGTGCAGGGAACACCCTCTCGGTGGCCACCCTGGCAGAGATCTATGTGGGGGCCGCATTACGCGTTAAAGCAAGTCTGCACCGACGCTTCCATTTCTTAGCG CGCTTCTTCCTCTGCAGTGCCCGCCAGGTGTGTCTAGCAGAGAGCGTGGCTATCCCTCCCGCCATGCAGTGGCTGTGCCATCCTCTAGGACATCGATTCTTTGTAGATGGGGATTGGAGTGTGAGGAGCTCTCCGCGagacaccatatacagtacagcaggcagcgcag TGGACCCGCTCGCTCAGGTGACTCAAGCTTTCCGTGAACATCTACTGGAAAAAGCGCTGTATTGTGTGGCCCAGCCGGAACAAAGCAAACCGCTGACAGAAGGAGAGGG TGAGTTCTCAGATGCCCTGGAATACCTGCAGCTTCTGAATGGGTGCTCCGATGCCGCCGCCGTCACCAACCACACCTTCTCCATCAGTTCCAGCATGGCCGCTGTCACAG GGACCGATCCAGTCGCCAAGTGGTGGGCTTCCATAATGATTGTGGCGATCAATTGGCTTCAAGGAGACGACGAGGCGGCACAGAGATTGTATCCGCTAGTGGAGTATATGCCGAAATCCCTTCATGCCTCTGA AAACATGTTGCCCAAAGCAGCTCTGTACATATTCAAAGCGGTGCGGACACTCTTCGGGAAGCAGGACAGCGCCCAGGTCAGCCTGAGTCAGTGTGAGAAGGCCAGCGGATACCTCAGGGACAGCCTGAACTCCAGTCCTTCCTGTAACGCCAGTGTGGATAAG
- the SREBF1 gene encoding sterol regulatory element-binding protein 1 isoform X3: MECTFEDMLQLIHNQDNDFHGFFDGPFGPVSAPTQDVAPNVDLAGGAALSSLEGLLAVPTNSTPMKMFPHSTPSFQSPPTGSQPQDNLTQQLKLGMQNLIKDEPMQTCPSAPHSQSKLQLAPVPQQSMAFGKNLMAPMQPQYSTQPVAGYAEQATYTAVQSVPPQPSTTSPPLQNISGQPLQSIAAQPMQSVVSQPLQSVVTQAQTPPTMAAKPQQTHSAPQIQQPLTIHTQSLSPQFLTTTSTSQIQQVPVLLQPHFIKAESLLLTAVKADTMGMTGVKTTPTTTTIQTTPLQMPTLVSAGTILTTVPVMMDPDKLPINRLNANGKMAMLNSKGEKRTAHNAIEKRYRSSINDKIIELKDLVVGTEAKLNKSAILKKTIDYIRYLQQSNVKLKQENIMLKMAAQKNNTLKDIVAGTGVSMDGLKAEMMDVLTPPPSDVGSPSNTGSPLSQCNSDSEPDSPFSDEAKVEVKQETPNPPSTGMLDRSRMALCVFVFLCLSFNPLSFLMGGSSSQKVSEGSSFHAGGRSMLGVGPAETSSWFSWFSPSALLWPINLIIVLAVFIRLFIYGEPVTRLHSESSVLFWCHRKQADVDLSRGDFAQASIHLWKALKALGRPLPTSNFDLCCSLTWSIIRYVLQRLWVGRWLAGRAGGFRRDHQLKDDVRKSCREAALVYHRLHQLHMTGKHAGGHLSAINMALSAVNLADCAGNTLSVATLAEIYVGAALRVKASLHRRFHFLARFFLCSARQVCLAESVAIPPAMQWLCHPLGHRFFVDGDWSVRSSPRDTIYSTAGSAVDPLAQVTQAFREHLLEKALYCVAQPEQSKPLTEGEGEFSDALEYLQLLNGCSDAAAVTNHTFSISSSMAAVTGTDPVAKWWASIMIVAINWLQGDDEAAQRLYPLVEYMPKSLHASENMLPKAALYIFKAVRTLFGKQDSAQVSLSQCEKASGYLRDSLNSSPSCNASVDKAVQFLMCDLLLVTRTNIWQQQQNSPGQQPSPVHPASPQELRGFQLDLSSLRRLAQSFRPAMRRVFLHEATARLMAGASPTRTHQLLDRSLRRRVAPSSKEGRLSFSH, encoded by the exons ATGGAGTGCACTTTTGAAG ATATGCTTCAGCTCATCCACAATCAGGACAATGACTTCCACGGGTTTTTCGATGGCCCCTTCGGACCGGTCAGTGCCCCCACTCAGGATGTTGCCCCCAATGTGGACCTTGCCGGAGGGGCAGCACTCAGCTCCCTGGAGGGTTTGCTGGCCGTGCCTACAAATTCAACCCCTATGAAGATGTTCCCCCATTCCACACCCAGCTTCCAAAGCCCACCTACCGGGTCCCAGCCACAGGACAATCTCACGCAGCAGCTGAAGCTGGGGATGCAGAACCTGATCAAGGATGAGCCCATGCAGACGTGCCCCTCTGCTCCGCACTCTCAGAGCAAACTACAGCTGGCGCCGGTGCCCCAACAGAGCATGGCATTCGGAAAGAACCTGATGGCGCCCATGCAACCTCAGTATAGCACCCAGCCGGTGGCTGGATATGCCGAGCAGGCTACCTACACAG CAGTACAAAGTGTCCCGCCGCAGCCAAGTACGACTAGTCCGCCTTTACAGAACATCTCAGGACAGCCACTGCAGAGCATTGCTGCTCAACCCATGCAGAGCGTTGTAAGCCAGCCGCTTCAAAGTGTTGTAACCCAGGCCCAGACCCCGCCGACTATGGCCGCCAAACCTCAGCAGACTCACTCTGCACCCCAAATCCAGCAACCCCTGACCATCCACACCCAGAGTTTATCCCCTCAGTTCCTGACCACCACCAGTACCTCACAAATCCAGCAGGTTCCG GTTCTGCTCCAACCTCATTTCATCAAAGCCGAATCTCTGCTGCTTACCGCTGTCAAGGCCGACACAATGGGGATGACCGGAGTCAAAACCACACcgaccaccaccaccatacagaCCACCCCGCTGCAGATGCCG accctggtgagtgctgggaccattTTGACCACCGTGCCGGTGATGATGGATCCCGACAAGCTGCCAATTAACCGTCTAAATGCCAACGGCAAGATGGCCATGCTAAACAGCAAGGGGGAGAAACGTACCGCGCACAATGCCATAGAAAAGCGTTACAGGTCCTCTATTAACGACAAAATTATCGAACTCAAAGATCTTGTGGTGGGAACGGAGGCCAAG CTGaataagtcagccattttgaagaaGACCATCGACTACATTCGCTATCTGCAGCAAAGCAACGTCAAGCTGAAACAGGAGAACATCATGCTGAAGATGGCGGCTCAGAAAAACA ATACTTTGAAAGATATCGTTGCCGGCACTGGGGTCAGTATGGATGGCTTGAAAGCGGAAATGATGGATGTCCTAACCCCACCCCCGTCTGACGTCGGGTCCCCATCAAACACTGGTAGCCCCCTATCTCAGTGTAACAGTGATTCGGAGCCGGACAGTCCCTTCAGTGATGAAGCCAAG GTAGAAGTCAAGCAAGAGACTCCGAATCCTCCCAGTACCGGAATGCTGGATCGGTCCCGTATGGCCCTATGTGTTTTCGTcttcctctgtctctccttcAATCCTTTGTCCTTCTTGATGGGAGGATCCTCAAGTCAGAAGGTCTCTGAAGGCTCTTCCTTCCATGCTGGTGGAAGAAGTATGTTAGGAGTGGGCCCTGCAG AGACGTCCTCATGGTTTAGTTGGTTCAGTCCTTCTGCTCTTCTCTGGCCTATAAACCTCATCATCGTCCTGGCCGTGTTCATCCGGTTATTCATCTATGGCGAGCCCGTCACCCGCCTGCACTCGGAATCTTCTGTCCTGTTCTGGTGTCACCGTAAACAAGCTGACGTGGATCTGTCTCGG GGGGACTTTGCTCAGGCCTCCATTCATCTCTGGAAAGCCCTGAAAGCCCTAGGGAGACCCCTCCCCACCTCCAACTTTGATCTTTGCTGCAGCCTGACATGGAGCATCATCCGCTATGTATTGCAGCGGCTGTGGGTGGGCCGCTGGTTGGCTGGACGGGCTGGGGGCTTCCGCAGAGACCACCAGCTGAAAGATGACGTACGCAAGAGCTGCAGGGAGGCCGCCCTGGTTTACCATCGCTTGCACCAGCTGCACATGACAG GGAAGCATGCCGGAGGTCACCTCTCAGCTATCAATATGGCTCTCAGCGCTGTCAACCTAGCGGACTGTGCAGGGAACACCCTCTCGGTGGCCACCCTGGCAGAGATCTATGTGGGGGCCGCATTACGCGTTAAAGCAAGTCTGCACCGACGCTTCCATTTCTTAGCG CGCTTCTTCCTCTGCAGTGCCCGCCAGGTGTGTCTAGCAGAGAGCGTGGCTATCCCTCCCGCCATGCAGTGGCTGTGCCATCCTCTAGGACATCGATTCTTTGTAGATGGGGATTGGAGTGTGAGGAGCTCTCCGCGagacaccatatacagtacagcaggcagcgcag TGGACCCGCTCGCTCAGGTGACTCAAGCTTTCCGTGAACATCTACTGGAAAAAGCGCTGTATTGTGTGGCCCAGCCGGAACAAAGCAAACCGCTGACAGAAGGAGAGGG TGAGTTCTCAGATGCCCTGGAATACCTGCAGCTTCTGAATGGGTGCTCCGATGCCGCCGCCGTCACCAACCACACCTTCTCCATCAGTTCCAGCATGGCCGCTGTCACAG GGACCGATCCAGTCGCCAAGTGGTGGGCTTCCATAATGATTGTGGCGATCAATTGGCTTCAAGGAGACGACGAGGCGGCACAGAGATTGTATCCGCTAGTGGAGTATATGCCGAAATCCCTTCATGCCTCTGA AAACATGTTGCCCAAAGCAGCTCTGTACATATTCAAAGCGGTGCGGACACTCTTCGGGAAGCAGGACAGCGCCCAGGTCAGCCTGAGTCAGTGTGAGAAGGCCAGCGGATACCTCAGGGACAGCCTGAACTCCAGTCCTTCCTGTAACGCCAGTGTGGATAAG